In the Methermicoccus shengliensis DSM 18856 genome, GTTGCCCACCAGCCTGCACCCTCTTCCCACCACCACGGGCGCAGGCGTCTGGATGGTGTTGAAATCCAGCATGCTCCTCGGGGGCACCACCATAACCTGCGTGGGGTCTGGTGCCTCTTCCGAGAACAGCTCATTTAATGCCTCCTCCACCTGCTCTGCCCTTCCAAGCTGCAACAGCGCCAAGAGATACAGATAGATGTAGAGCACGAAGGGCAGGGGGTTGCGTATGCGTATCCAACCGTGTGCCTCGAAGCCCTCCTCAATCTTGATTTCTCTTCCGATGTCGAGGTCGCCATCCACCACGAGCCTGCCGCCAATCCTCACCCCCTCCCCAAGGTACACATTCCCTCTGGCTACGAGGTCTCCCGACACCGACGAGAAGCCATCGATTTCCACATCCCCTCTGGCATCGAGTGTGCCCCCAAAGCTTACCCGCTCCCCTGCCCTGATGTTGTTGGCAATCACGCCATACCCAAAGTCCACCCCGCTTCCCACGATGAGGTCGCTCTCCAGCACGACGGTTTTCTCCTCCATGCGGGTACCATCTGGAATTGCAAGCTGGATGTCCATTCGGACAGGGAGATAAACATGCTCCAATATAAGCATTGGCAGGGTTTATGTAGGGCAACGGCAATGGATGCGCCATGGCAAGAGTGGCGGTGGGTGGCACGTTCTCCCCACTTCACAGGGGACACAAGGCATTGCTCAAAAGGGCGTTCTCGCTTGGCAACACCACCATAGGGCTCACGAGTCAGCAAATGGCCGAAAAGAGGTCAAGATATGTGGAGCCCTATGAAATCAGAAAGGAGAGGTTGCTCCAGTGGGCTAAATCGTGCTGTGGTGTGCATCCAGAGGTCATCATGCTGAATGACCCATTTGGCAGCACGCTCGATGAGGACTTCGACTACATCGTGGTATCACCAGAGACCCACGAGGTGGCGCTGCGCATCAACGAGGAGAGGGAGAAGAGGGGGAAAAGCCCAATCGAGGTCGTGCTCGTGCCATTTGTGCTCGCAGAGGATGGGGTTCCCATCTCATCCTCCCGCATAGCCAGAGGAGAGATCGACGAGGAAGGCAGGCTGCTGCGCCCACCCAAAAGCATTTAAACAATACTCCCAAAAGTGGGACGGTCTCGAACACGCACGGAGGAGGTCTTTTGTCTGGCAACAGAATAACAGGGGCTAAAGCCATCATCGAATCTCTGAGAAAGGAGGGTGTGGACATCATATTTGGGTATCCTGGCGGGGCGATACTGCCCACTTACGATGCCCTATTTGACTCAGACATAAGACACATACTGGTAAGGCACGAGCAGTCGGCGGCCCATGCTGCGGATGGATACGCCAGAGCCACTGGCAAGGTGGGGGTGTGCATGGCAACCTCTGGCCCCGGAGCCACCAACCTCATCACCGGTATTGCCAACGCCTACATGGACTCCGTGCCCCTCGTAGTCTTCACGGGACAGGTTCCAAGACCACTCATAGGCAACGATGCCTTTCAGGAGGTGGACATCAAGGGCATCACGATGCCCATCACCAAGCACAGCTACCTTGTACAGGATGCCTCTGAGATCCCCAAAATCATAAAGGAGGCATTCTACATCGCATCCACTGGAAGGCCGGGCCCAGTGCTCATAGACCTTCCAAAGGACGTTACCACAGAGGAGATCGAATTTGAGTACCCTGCGGAGGTCAATCTCAGGGGATACAG is a window encoding:
- a CDS encoding polymer-forming cytoskeletal protein, encoding MDIQLAIPDGTRMEEKTVVLESDLIVGSGVDFGYGVIANNIRAGERVSFGGTLDARGDVEIDGFSSVSGDLVARGNVYLGEGVRIGGRLVVDGDLDIGREIKIEEGFEAHGWIRIRNPLPFVLYIYLYLLALLQLGRAEQVEEALNELFSEEAPDPTQVMVVPPRSMLDFNTIQTPAPVVVGRGCRLVGNIRAKSVEMGEQNELFGGIRARTSVVLGKDNVIHGGIEARHVRVEQGCRILGRVKAHTLEVHPSIDVESLVASESMVFIRDVEELREGNAALDRGEG
- a CDS encoding phosphopantetheine adenylyltransferase; this encodes MARVAVGGTFSPLHRGHKALLKRAFSLGNTTIGLTSQQMAEKRSRYVEPYEIRKERLLQWAKSCCGVHPEVIMLNDPFGSTLDEDFDYIVVSPETHEVALRINEEREKRGKSPIEVVLVPFVLAEDGVPISSSRIARGEIDEEGRLLRPPKSI